The following are encoded together in the Apis mellifera strain DH4 linkage group LG4, Amel_HAv3.1, whole genome shotgun sequence genome:
- the LOC412457 gene encoding T-cell activation inhibitor, mitochondrial isoform X3, whose protein sequence is MYCALGRCFCRKNAVRALSTGEISTALRPFYFTVHPDLFGQYPTQRTVNENSLKQLSSIIESLQQQRPIRPTILPFYLRSKNEEEVKAGKFTLVQIQLKEKDIRQTILSILKTCDLPTTFVDQIEEQKPIDNTKYKSKFWQRKGVGEDIDFSELEDDPIYASILMKRKINSEPDTLKAYLDKHINEVHVKLEACRPIREEVQKLEKILCSELGLKNIIWDCGWNIAHYRGCLLAFKALSEHHPKSMEVLKNRTLVFANDTGISVEGNVMLNSGEVRHNWLDLIKNIQKYDVVLLRLPAFEKAVSQVLLNIKVGRRKFMPKVMVSQYEQQLQQLITTLSDYRGRRNYPKVWPTDLSTYEIVIETEAGPLMLSPTGQFIVPSSCPSFLLVNFITDNLEEATKRLHHYNNIKYVERELHNKVVQELGLIILNKDDSITPDLMIQCCERLLLHKNTLAPLLKDVMLWVTHYYSIMSDGVLCIPWDWKL, encoded by the exons acagtaaatgaaaattctttaaaacagTTAAGTTCTATTATAGAAAGTTTACAACAGCAAAGACCAATAAGACCTACTATTTTGCCATTCTACTTACGTTCAAAAAATGAGGAAGAAGTTAAAGCTGGAAAATTTACTTTAGtacaaatacaattaaaagaaaaggatataCGACAAACTATACtctctattttaaaaacatgtgATTTGCCAACAACATTTGTAGATCAAATTGAAGAACAAAAACCAAttgataatacaaaatataaatcaaaattctgGCAAAGAAAAGGAGTTGGAGAAGATATAGATTTTTCAGAACTAGAAGATGATCCTATTTATGCatctattttaatgaaaagaaaaattaattcagaaCCTGATACTCTTAA AGCATATTTAGATAAACACATTAATGAAGTACATGTAAAATTAGAAGCATGTAGACCAATAAGAGAGGAAgtacaaaaattagaaaagatattATGCTCTGAATtaggtttaaaaaatatcatatggGATTGTGGTTGGAATATAGCTCATTACAGAGGATGTTTATTAGCTTTTAAAGCTTTATCTGAACATCATCCTAAATCAATGGAAGTACTCAAAAATAGGACACTTGTTTTTGCCAATGATACAGGCATTAGTGTAGAAGGAAATGTTATGTTAAATTCAGGTGAAGTTAGGCACAATTGGCTTGAT ttaattaaaaatattcaaaaatacgaTGTAGTATTATTGAGATTACCAGCTTTTGAGAAGGCAGTTTCACAAGTGCTTCTTAACATTAAAGTGGGTCGACG GAAGTTCATGCCGAAAGTAATGGTTAGCCAGTATGAACAACAACTACAACAACTTATCACTACTCTCTCAGATTATCGAGGTCGACGAAATTATCCAAAAGTGTGGCCAACCGATTTGTCAACatatgaaattgtaattgaGAC tgAAGCAGGTCCTTTAATGCTCTCTCCTACTGGACAATTTATTGTTCCATCTTCTTGCCCAAGTTTTCTcttagtaaattttattactgatAATTTAGAAGAAGCTACTAAAAGATTACATCATTACAACAA caTAAAATATGTAGAACGTGAACTTCATAATAAAGTTGTCCAGGAATTGGGTttgattattctaaataaggATGATAGTATCACTCCAGATTTGATGATACAATGTTGTGaacgtttattattacataaaaatactttGGCTCCTTTGCTGAAAGATGTTATGTTATGGGTGACACATTATTACTCAATTATGAGTGATGGTGTATTATGTATACCATGGGATTGGAAACTTTGA
- the LOC412457 gene encoding T-cell activation inhibitor, mitochondrial isoform X2, with protein sequence MVNKYTFFCRKNAVRALSTGEISTALRPFYFTVHPDLFGQYPTQRTVNENSLKQLSSIIESLQQQRPIRPTILPFYLRSKNEEEVKAGKFTLVQIQLKEKDIRQTILSILKTCDLPTTFVDQIEEQKPIDNTKYKSKFWQRKGVGEDIDFSELEDDPIYASILMKRKINSEPDTLKAYLDKHINEVHVKLEACRPIREEVQKLEKILCSELGLKNIIWDCGWNIAHYRGCLLAFKALSEHHPKSMEVLKNRTLVFANDTGISVEGNVMLNSGEVRHNWLDLIKNIQKYDVVLLRLPAFEKAVSQVLLNIKVGRRVLYMCRKFMPKVMVSQYEQQLQQLITTLSDYRGRRNYPKVWPTDLSTYEIVIETEAGPLMLSPTGQFIVPSSCPSFLLVNFITDNLEEATKRLHHYNNIKYVERELHNKVVQELGLIILNKDDSITPDLMIQCCERLLLHKNTLAPLLKDVMLWVTHYYSIMSDGVLCIPWDWKL encoded by the exons acagtaaatgaaaattctttaaaacagTTAAGTTCTATTATAGAAAGTTTACAACAGCAAAGACCAATAAGACCTACTATTTTGCCATTCTACTTACGTTCAAAAAATGAGGAAGAAGTTAAAGCTGGAAAATTTACTTTAGtacaaatacaattaaaagaaaaggatataCGACAAACTATACtctctattttaaaaacatgtgATTTGCCAACAACATTTGTAGATCAAATTGAAGAACAAAAACCAAttgataatacaaaatataaatcaaaattctgGCAAAGAAAAGGAGTTGGAGAAGATATAGATTTTTCAGAACTAGAAGATGATCCTATTTATGCatctattttaatgaaaagaaaaattaattcagaaCCTGATACTCTTAA AGCATATTTAGATAAACACATTAATGAAGTACATGTAAAATTAGAAGCATGTAGACCAATAAGAGAGGAAgtacaaaaattagaaaagatattATGCTCTGAATtaggtttaaaaaatatcatatggGATTGTGGTTGGAATATAGCTCATTACAGAGGATGTTTATTAGCTTTTAAAGCTTTATCTGAACATCATCCTAAATCAATGGAAGTACTCAAAAATAGGACACTTGTTTTTGCCAATGATACAGGCATTAGTGTAGAAGGAAATGTTATGTTAAATTCAGGTGAAGTTAGGCACAATTGGCTTGAT ttaattaaaaatattcaaaaatacgaTGTAGTATTATTGAGATTACCAGCTTTTGAGAAGGCAGTTTCACAAGTGCTTCTTAACATTAAAGTGGGTCGACG GGTACTCTATATGTGCAGGAAGTTCATGCCGAAAGTAATGGTTAGCCAGTATGAACAACAACTACAACAACTTATCACTACTCTCTCAGATTATCGAGGTCGACGAAATTATCCAAAAGTGTGGCCAACCGATTTGTCAACatatgaaattgtaattgaGAC tgAAGCAGGTCCTTTAATGCTCTCTCCTACTGGACAATTTATTGTTCCATCTTCTTGCCCAAGTTTTCTcttagtaaattttattactgatAATTTAGAAGAAGCTACTAAAAGATTACATCATTACAACAA caTAAAATATGTAGAACGTGAACTTCATAATAAAGTTGTCCAGGAATTGGGTttgattattctaaataaggATGATAGTATCACTCCAGATTTGATGATACAATGTTGTGaacgtttattattacataaaaatactttGGCTCCTTTGCTGAAAGATGTTATGTTATGGGTGACACATTATTACTCAATTATGAGTGATGGTGTATTATGTATACCATGGGATTGGAAACTTTGA
- the LOC412457 gene encoding T-cell activation inhibitor, mitochondrial isoform X1 encodes MYCALGRCFCRKNAVRALSTGEISTALRPFYFTVHPDLFGQYPTQRTVNENSLKQLSSIIESLQQQRPIRPTILPFYLRSKNEEEVKAGKFTLVQIQLKEKDIRQTILSILKTCDLPTTFVDQIEEQKPIDNTKYKSKFWQRKGVGEDIDFSELEDDPIYASILMKRKINSEPDTLKAYLDKHINEVHVKLEACRPIREEVQKLEKILCSELGLKNIIWDCGWNIAHYRGCLLAFKALSEHHPKSMEVLKNRTLVFANDTGISVEGNVMLNSGEVRHNWLDLIKNIQKYDVVLLRLPAFEKAVSQVLLNIKVGRRVLYMCRKFMPKVMVSQYEQQLQQLITTLSDYRGRRNYPKVWPTDLSTYEIVIETEAGPLMLSPTGQFIVPSSCPSFLLVNFITDNLEEATKRLHHYNNIKYVERELHNKVVQELGLIILNKDDSITPDLMIQCCERLLLHKNTLAPLLKDVMLWVTHYYSIMSDGVLCIPWDWKL; translated from the exons acagtaaatgaaaattctttaaaacagTTAAGTTCTATTATAGAAAGTTTACAACAGCAAAGACCAATAAGACCTACTATTTTGCCATTCTACTTACGTTCAAAAAATGAGGAAGAAGTTAAAGCTGGAAAATTTACTTTAGtacaaatacaattaaaagaaaaggatataCGACAAACTATACtctctattttaaaaacatgtgATTTGCCAACAACATTTGTAGATCAAATTGAAGAACAAAAACCAAttgataatacaaaatataaatcaaaattctgGCAAAGAAAAGGAGTTGGAGAAGATATAGATTTTTCAGAACTAGAAGATGATCCTATTTATGCatctattttaatgaaaagaaaaattaattcagaaCCTGATACTCTTAA AGCATATTTAGATAAACACATTAATGAAGTACATGTAAAATTAGAAGCATGTAGACCAATAAGAGAGGAAgtacaaaaattagaaaagatattATGCTCTGAATtaggtttaaaaaatatcatatggGATTGTGGTTGGAATATAGCTCATTACAGAGGATGTTTATTAGCTTTTAAAGCTTTATCTGAACATCATCCTAAATCAATGGAAGTACTCAAAAATAGGACACTTGTTTTTGCCAATGATACAGGCATTAGTGTAGAAGGAAATGTTATGTTAAATTCAGGTGAAGTTAGGCACAATTGGCTTGAT ttaattaaaaatattcaaaaatacgaTGTAGTATTATTGAGATTACCAGCTTTTGAGAAGGCAGTTTCACAAGTGCTTCTTAACATTAAAGTGGGTCGACG GGTACTCTATATGTGCAGGAAGTTCATGCCGAAAGTAATGGTTAGCCAGTATGAACAACAACTACAACAACTTATCACTACTCTCTCAGATTATCGAGGTCGACGAAATTATCCAAAAGTGTGGCCAACCGATTTGTCAACatatgaaattgtaattgaGAC tgAAGCAGGTCCTTTAATGCTCTCTCCTACTGGACAATTTATTGTTCCATCTTCTTGCCCAAGTTTTCTcttagtaaattttattactgatAATTTAGAAGAAGCTACTAAAAGATTACATCATTACAACAA caTAAAATATGTAGAACGTGAACTTCATAATAAAGTTGTCCAGGAATTGGGTttgattattctaaataaggATGATAGTATCACTCCAGATTTGATGATACAATGTTGTGaacgtttattattacataaaaatactttGGCTCCTTTGCTGAAAGATGTTATGTTATGGGTGACACATTATTACTCAATTATGAGTGATGGTGTATTATGTATACCATGGGATTGGAAACTTTGA
- the LOC412456 gene encoding engulfment and cell motility protein 1, translating to MYTQTIKMPVQKDSNIVKIAVEMTEQVPQLIEFNQKHPLTGIIQELCNGWGLSDPESYSLQFSESNNQNYITEKNRNEVKNGSILRLEFSPSKTACDILTKLNNGSMEEKTVALQKLSTLSTDMTFALEFINKQGLALIISQVEGEKYKGNALAYSLQSFVELMDHGIVSWDILETPFINKVASYVNNQAVTQDTNIIEASLSILENIVLNSSGKYGQVEKEVTFPNLVMHLQSARPQIQQNAIALINALFLKADLSKRKAVAATLQSKQIRNVFLTNIIQSTGQVGAEMAHQLYVLQTLMLSLLEQRMITKMDPQDQDAHDKIKELRRIAFDTEGAIGGDVIARKQGLFAKDYKKLGFKYDINPALDFTETPPGMLALDCMVYFARNHTEGYTKVVLENSCRADEHECPFGRTSVELVKLLCEVLRIGEAPSEQGQSYHPMFFTHDHPFEEFYCVCIVLLNKTWKEMRATTEDFIKVFSVVREQITRALQCKPTGLDKFKNKLQQLTYSTITNLWQQERTSREEWESHARPIVELREQITPEILELIQQQRLGFLVEGTRFMKYSARGQRIKDKFWYVRLSPNHKVFHYGDCDEKSVPTIDELPTKLAVVEIRALLTGRDCPHMKDLQRRKTTHQLAFSLILDSVEVSSLDFVAPDEQVFDYWTDGINALLGNRMTSKEAENDLETLLSMDIKLRLLDTEGIDIPQDPPAVPDPPPNYDFCYELK from the exons ATGTACAcacaaacaataaaaatgcCGGTCcaaaaagattcaaatatcgtgaaaattgCTGTTGAAATGACAGAACAAGTACCACaacttattgaatttaatcaaaaacatCCACTTACTGGGATTATTCAA gAATTGTGTAATGGATGGGGACTTTCTGATCCTGAATCATATTCATTACAATTTTCAGAaagtaataatcaaaattatattacagaaaaaaatcgtaatgAAGTAAAAAATGGTAGTATTTTAAGATTAGAATTTTCACCTTCTAAAACAGCTTGTGATATCTTAACAAAACTTAATAATGGAAGTATGGAAGAAAAAACTGTTGCTTTGCAAAAATTAAGCACTCTTAGCACAGATATGACATTTGCATTAGAATTCATTAATAAGCAAGGATTAGCTTTGATTATATCGCaa GTAGAAGGTGAAAAATATAAGGGAAATGCTCTTGCATATTCACTTCAATCATTTGTTGAACTAATGGATCATGGAATTGTTTCATGGGATATACTAGAAACaccttttattaataaagtagCAAGCTATGTGAATAATCAAGCTGTAACTCAAGATACCAATATTATTGAAGCTTCACTTagtattcttgaaaatatagtattaaatTCCTCAGGAAAATATGGACAAGTCGAAAAAGAAGTGACTTTTCCCAATTTAGTGATGCATTTACAAAGTGCACGTCCGCAAATACAACAAAATGCTATAGCTTTAATAAATGCCTTATTTCTTAAGGCAGATTTATCTAAACGTAAAGCTGTTGCTGCAACTCTGCAGTCTAAGCAAATTAGAAATgtgtttttaacaaatattatacaatctaCTGGTCAg gtTGGTGCAGAAATGGCACATCAACTTTATGTATTACAAACACTTATGTTAAGTTTGTTAGAACAACGTATGATAACAAAAATGGATCCACAGGATCAAGATGcacatgataaaataaaagaacttCGAAGAATTGCTTTTGATACTGAAGGAGCTATAGGCGGAGATGTTATTGCTAGAAAACAAGGTCTTTTTGCTAAagactataaaaaattaggttttaaatatgatattaatcctGCTCTTGATTTTACTGAAACTCCTCCTGGCATGCTTGCTCTAGATTGTATGGTTTATTTTGCACGTAATCATACTGAAGGTTATACTAAAGttgttttagaaaattcttGCAGAGCAGATGAACATGAATGTCCTTTTGGTAGAACAAGTGTGGAACTTGTTAAATTACTTTGTGAA gTTTTACGTATTGGAGAAGCACCTAGTGAACAAGGACAATCATATCACCCTATGTTTTTTACACACGATCATCCATTTGAGGAATTTTATTGTGTGTGCATAGTTCTCTTAAATAAGACTTGGAAAGAAATGAGGGCTACTACTGAGGATttcataaaagtattttctGTTGTAAGAGAACAAATTACTAGAGCTCTTCAATGTAAACCTACAGGATtggataaattcaaaaataaattacaacaaTTAACATATTCAACTATTACTAATTTATGGCAACAAGAAAGGACGAGTAGAGAAGAATGGGAAAGTCATGCAAGACCAATAGTTGAACTTAGAGAACAAATTACAcctgaaattttagaattaattcaaCAACAACGCTTAGGATTTTTAGTAGAAGGCACtagatttatgaaatatagtgCTAGAGGACag AGAATTAAGGATAAGTTTTGGTATGTTCGACTTTCACCAAATCACAAAGTATTTCATTATGGTGATTGTGATGAAAAATCAGTACCAACAATTGATGAACTTCCTACAAAATTAGCTGTTGTTGAAATTCGTGCTTTACTGACTGGCAGAGATTGTCCTCATATGAAAGATTTACAAAGACGGAAAACTACACATCAATTagcattttctttaattttagattctgTAGAAGTTTCAAGTTTAGATTTTGTAGCTCCGGATGAACAAGTTTTTGATTATTGGACTGATGGCATTAATGCTTTGCTtg GTAATAGAATGACTAGTAAAGAAGCGGAAAATGATCTTGAGACTTTATTGTCCATGGATATCAAATTGAGACTTTTAGATACAGAAGGGATTGATATTCCTCAAGATCCACCTGCTGTTCCTGATCCTCCAccaaattatgatttttgttatgaattaaaataa
- the LOC409559 gene encoding probable protein S-acyltransferase 23, producing the protein MVGHLPNTPISNTTHQNHASSKQLRPRNGPDDNIYTDETAPGQIPSDETKQIFELLRSGEIGVVDELLEKNGLSVLSARDEWGYTPAHWAALDGNIEVMRYLIERNGPVDLSCLGTQGPRPIHWACRKGHSAIVQLLLKAGVAVNAADFKGLTPLMTACMFGKFATAAFLLGSGALGHLTDINGDTALHWAAYKGHAELIRLLMYSGVDLQKPDYFGSTPLHLACLSRNVSCVKILCEKSKIELEPRDKNGKTPLQLAKSHRHSEIVRILQAEQKRRARWIPPINELWALLFGGAGNSKGPILLFMISVLLWGYPMYLLKCIPLTWNLLRGSHYCFIYWNIVMWISWIVANRRDPGYVPQNSETYYRAIKQIPYFDKWKKRNVVLSRLCHSCRCFRPLRAKHCRICNRCVTYFDHHCPFIYNCVGLRNRMWFFLFVMCVAINCSFTIYFACYCMAIEGIQLLYVLGVLEALVFCGLGWILTCTSVLHACMNLTTNEMFNYKRYSYLRDKKGRYLNPFSRGPVLNFIEFFLCPPNHQANDPQNYQILSEDIM; encoded by the exons ATGGTCGGGCATCTACCCAATACTCCAATTTCTAATACTACTCATCAAAATCATGCATCATCTAAACAATTACGACCGAGAAATGGTCccgatgataatatttatactgatGAAACAGCTCCAGGTCAAATACCCTCTGatgaaacaaaacaaattttcgaacTTCTTAGATCTGG tgaaaTTGGAGTAGTCGATGAATTACTAGAAAAAAATGGTTTAAGTGTATTAAGTGCAAGAGATGAATGGGGATATACTCCTGCTCATTGGGCTGCTCTAGATGGAAATATTGaa gtaATGAGATATTTAATAGAACGAAATGGACCAGTAGATCTTTCTTGTCTTGGAACTCAAGGACCAAGACCAATACATTGGGCTTGTCGAAAAGGTCATAGTGCAAtagttcaattattattaaag gcaGGAGTTGCTGTTAATGCAGCAGATTTTAAAGGTTTAACACCTCTCATGACTGCTTGTATGTTTGGAAAATTTGCAACAGCAGCATTTTTGTTAGGATCTGGAGCATTAGGACATTTAACAGATATAAATGGAGATACTGCTCTTCATTGGGCTGCATACAAAGGTCATGcagaattaataagattactTATGTATAGTGGGGTAGATTTACAAAAACCAGATTATTTTGGATCTACTCCACTTCATTTAGCATGTCTTTCTAGAAATGTTAGttgtgttaaaatattatgtgaaAAAAGTAAGATTGAACTAGAACCTCGTGACAAAAATGGCAAAACACCATTACAGTTGGCAAAAAGTCATAGACATTCTGAGATTGTAAGAATATTGCAGGCTGAACAGAAACGACGAGCTAGATGGATTCCACCTATTAATGAACTTTG gGCATTATTGTTTGGTGGAGCTGGAAACAGTAAAGgacctatattattatttatgatatctgTTCTTTTATGGGGATATccaatgtatttattaaaatgtataccATTAACATGGAATCTTTTACGCGGTAGTCATTATTGTTTTATCTATTGGAATATTGTTATGTGGATTTCATGGATTGTAGCAAACAGAAGAGATCCTGGATATGTACCACAAAATAGTGAAACCTATTATAGAGCAATTAaacaa attccatattttgataaatggaaaaaaaggaatgtagTATTATCTCGTTTATGCCACAGTTGTAGATGTTTTAGACCTTTAAGAGCTAAGCATTGCAGAATTTGTAATAGATGTGTTACATATTTTGATCATCACTgtccatttatatataattgtgtaGGTTTAAGAAACag aatgtggttctttctttttgttatgTGTGTAGCAATAAACTGttcatttactatttattttgctTGTTACTGTATGGCAATTGAAGGAatccaattattatatgtattaggTGTATTAGAAGCACTAGTATTCTGTGGACTTGGATGGATTTTGACTTGTACttca GTTTTGCATGCATGTATGAATTTAACTACaaatgaaatgtttaattacaaacgatattcatatttaaggGACAAAAAAGGAAGATATTTAAACCCTTTTAGCAGAGGTCCTgttcttaattttatcgaattttttttatgcccTCCAAATCACCAAGCAAATGACcctcaaaattatcaaatacttTCAGAAGAtatcatgtaa